GGCCTGGATCTTGGCGACGCCGAAGTCGAGCAGCTTGACCGAGTACTCGCCCCCGTCGCGCCGCGCCAGGAACAGGTTGGCCGGCTTGATGTCGCGGTGGAGGACGCGCGCGTCGTGCGCCTTGATGAGGCCCATGCACGCCTGGGCCACGATGCAGAGCGCGAGCTCGGGCGGCAGGGGGCCGAGCCGCCGGAGCATCTGGTCGACGTCCTCGCCGTTGAGCAGCTCCATCACGAGGAAGGGCAGGCCGGTCGCGCGGTCCCTGCCGCTATCGAGCACGCTCGCGATGTGCTCGCTGTCGATCGCGCCGGCCGCCCTGGCCTCGCGCTCGAAGCGGGCCATCACCGCCTCGTCCTGCGCGAGCTTGCTCGTGATCACCTTGACGGCGACGCGGCGGCCCGTGCCCAGGTGCCGAGCCTCGTAGACCGCCCCCATCCCGCCTTCCCCGAGCAGCCCGAGGATGAGGTACCGTTGATCGAGGGTCGTGTTGATCAGGTTGATGTCCGTCATGGTCTGGTCGACCCGGTCGCCGCTCCGATGCCGCGACCTTGGCGCCCCGAATCGCATTGTCGGACGGAAGGTCGCGCTAGGCAATCTTGCGGTAAGGCCACGCCGGACGAGAGGTGTCCCACCTCCGGTGTACGGGCGTGTGAAGAGATGGCACCCCGAAACCACGCCGAAATAATTGCGATTTCGCGTCGGGTGTGTCGCCGCTGCGCTGCGGGGAGGGCCCTCGTCGGCGCGGCGGCGCGGCGCTTTCGTGCTCGCCGCGGGATGAGGCGCATCCCGGGCGCGCGGCTGTCGCGCTCGCTCGCCACACACACACCACGCTTGCCACGCTCACCACCACGGCGTCACGGCATGGAGACGGCGCCGCCGCGCTTGCGCGAGGGACGGAGCGGTTATTTAGTTGCGTCTGTTTATTTAAGGATTGTCGTTGCCGCGCTCACCGCCTTCGTGGGGGGAGCCGGCGCGCTCCCAGGCGGCGTAGTCGCCGCTCGTGAGCAGCGGATCTTCGGGCATGGCGTCGGGCTCGGCCGTGTCGAGCGCCGGGTCGAACGCCGGATCGAGCAGCCGGGTGAGGTCGAAGCGGAGGAAGCGGCCGGCGAGGTGGGGGCCTTCGCTGACCCAGAGGACGCGCGCCGTGGCGTCCATGACGACCGCGTGGGTGGCGATGAGCGCGTCGATCGCGCGCCGGTCGCCGAGCGGCAGCGGCGCGCCGCCGCGCCCGCGCCTGTCGCGCAGGACGTCGATCGCCGCCTCGACCGTCGCGCCCTCGGGCAGCGCCGCGAGCCGCTCGTCGAGGCGGCGCGCCGCGGGCGGGTCGAGGTCTCGGCCAGGACGCGGAGGTTGCGCGGATCGCCGGCGAGCGGCCCCTCGAAGTGGTTGGTGAGCGGCACCTTGCCGCGGCCCCGGCGCGCGTGCAGCGGCGCGCCGGGCGCCCGCTCGGCGATCGCCGCCTCGCCGCCCGCGTCGACGAGCATCACGAGGTGCGAGACCATCGGCGCGCGCGCCTCGAGGATCGCGAGCGCCTCGTCGACATTGCGCGCGCGGCCGAGCACCTCGCGCATCGTGTGGACGACCGGCTCTCCTGCCGCCCGCGGCTCGCCGGCCCGCCCGCCGTGGACGACGAGCGCGAGGCCCGCGGCGTTCATCCCCGTCACCGCGCCGATCAGGCCGGGCCAGGACACCGAGGCGTACGGGATCTTCCCCTGCTCGTGGACGAGGAACACCGCCTTGCCCTCGTCGAAGACGGGCCCGGCCTCGAAGTCGAAGTTGCGGGCGAGCACCGCGTGTCCGTCCGCCGACGCCGTCCCGGTGAGCGCGAAGCTCGTGCAGCCGATGAGCGGCGAGTGCTCGAACGACAGCGCGATGTCGTAGAGCGATTGGAGGAAGACGAAGCGGTGGTACGTGGGGAGGACGCCGTCGAACGGGTCGGGCGAGAAGGCGCGGGCCTGCGCGGCGATCTCGCGCCGCACGCCCTCGGTCATGCCCTGGTCCACGTCGCGGAACTCGAGGCGCGACAGGTCCATGATGAGCCACCGGAGCGGGGCGACGGGCACGTAGTGGTGGAACTGCTCGTAGAGGGTCCCCTCGTTCTGGGCCATCTCCGGGTAGAAGAGCCGCCCGTGCTGGTGCCCGATCTCCTCCGGAGATCCGGAGAGGCGCGCCTCGAGGATCCGGCCGCGGCGGCGCACGTAGGCCGGGCCGAGCACGCGCAGCCCTCCGGGCCCCGCCTCGGGCTCGCCGGCGGCCGCGCGGATCGGAGGCGGCTCGATCCGCGTCGCGGCGGCGATGCCGAGGTGCGCGAGGGCCGGCGCGGCGAGGAGCGCGGCGGCCGCGAGGAGCTTGCGGCGGTGGCGTGCGAGGCGCGACGGCCGCAAATCAGGGAGGCGCCGTCGCCGGCTGCCGCGGGTGGGGGTCGAGCTCCGTGGCGAGCGCGCTCGCCGTGGCCGGGCGGACCGGGTCGTCCGCGGACAGCGTCGGCGCGGCCGGCACGTGGCGGAGCCCGCGCGTGAGCGCGAGCGTCGCCACCACCCGGCGGATGATCCGCGCCGGATCGCGCACGCTGTCGAAGTGGGTGAGCCGCTCGCCCTCGGGCGGGTAGATGACCCGGATCGGCACCTCGACGAGGCGGACGCCGGCGGCCACCGCGCGCAGGAGGATCTCCGCCTCGAAGGCGTACCCCTCGTCGCGGGCGCCGAGCGACAGTGTCTTCCGGAGCGGGTAGCGGCGCAGGCCGCACTGGGTGTCGGCGAAGGGGCGGCCGGCGAAGAGGGAGAGGAAGAAGTTCGAGATCCGGTTCGAGATCTGGTTCGCGCGCGGCGCGCCTGCGCCCACGAGATCCCGGATGCCGAGCACCAGCGCTTCCGGGTCGGCGTCGGCCTCGATGAGGCGCCGCGCCTCCTCCGGCGGGTGCTGTCCGTCCGCGTCGATGGTGACCGCGACGTCGAAGCCTGAGGCGAGGGCGAACTCCATCCCTGTGCGCAGGGCGGCGCCCTTGCCCTGGTTCTCCGGGTGGCTCAGCACCGTGGCGCCGGCCGCGCGCGCCCGCTCGGCCGTCCTGTCGGTCGATCCGTCGTCCACCACGATGACGGTGCCGGCCAGGCCGTGGACCCGGAGCGCCTCCCGTGTGACGTCCCCCACGTTGCGCTCGGCCTGGTAGGCGGGAATGATGGCGCAGATCCGCATGAGACAGAGCGCGATTACCATGGTGTGCCCTGGATGAACAGCGGCAGCCGCCCGGAGCGCCGTCCTGGCCTGCTCCGCCGCCGTCCTGCGTTCCGTCGCGTCTGGATGAGCGAGGTCGTCTCGCTGCTCGGCGACTGGATGAGCTTCGTCGCTGTGAGCCTGCTCGCGCTGGGGGGCGAGGGGGGCGGGGTCGTGGCGCTCGCGCTGGTGATGGTGGGGCATCACCTCCCGATCGCGCTGTTCGCGCCGGTGGCGGGGGTGCTCGCGGACCGGCTCGATCGGCGGTGGCTGCTCATCGCGACGAGCGTCGTGCAGGGAGCGCTCACGGTCGGGATGCTGGGCGCCGCGGTCGCCGGCAACGTGGTCGGGCTGCAGGTCCTCGTCTTCGCGCGCGCGTCGGTGGGCGCGCTGCGGTTGCCGGCGCAGAGCGCGGTGCTGCGCCATGTCGTCGAGGAGGACGAGCTGCTCGAGGCGAACGCGATCGCGTCGGCGACGTGGAGCGTCATGTTCGCGGTCGGGATGGCGTTCGGCGGCCTGATCGCGGGGCTGGGCCCTGCGGCGGCGCTCGCCCTGGACGCGGCGTCGTTCGGCCTGTCGGCGCTGTTCCTCCGGGGGCTCCCCCCGATGGTGGCGGAGGGGCGGCCGGCGGAGGGCGGGATGCTGTCGGCGCTCGCGTCGGTGCGCCGCGACATGGTGCTCGCGTGGCGGCACGCGTGGGAGCGTCCTCCGCTGCTCGACGCGGTGCTCGCGAAGACGCCGGTCCACATGGCGAACGGCGGGGCGCTCCTCTTGCTCAACCTGCTCGCGACGCAGCTCCCCTTCGCGGGCACGGGCGCGCTCACGCTGGGGGTTCTCCAGTGCGTGCGCGGCGCGGGCACGGGGGTCGGCCCGCTGGTCGGCGTCGCGCTGGTCCGCCGCGGACTGCGGGGCGAGCGCGCGGCGACCGGGGCCGTCTGGGTGACGTTCGGTGCGATCGCGGTGTTCGCGGTGACCCGCCACCCGGCCGCGCTGCTCGCGATCGTGCTCGCGTGGGGCCTGGGCAGCGGGGCGAACTGGGTGCTGTCGAGCTCGGAGATCCAGCGGCTCTCGCCGGATCGCTTCGTCGGCCGGCTCTCGGCCGTCGACAACCTGGCCCTCACGGTGGGCCTGTGCGCGACGTTGCTCGGCGGTGCGGTCCTGGTGGAGCGCACCGGCGTCCCCGCGGCTTCCGCCTGGCTCGGCCTCGGGGCCGGCGTCGTCACGTGGCTCGGGGCGCAGTGGATGCTGCGCCGGCGGGCCGCGGCGGTCTCTGCGGTCCCGGCGGTCTCTGCGGTCTCGGCGGTCTCTGCGGTCTCGGCGGTCTCGGCGCCGCCTCCCTTGCCCCCCGAGACTGAGCGCAGCTAGCCTCCAGCCCCGATGATCCCGGACGTGTGGGCGCCCCTGAGCGGCCTCTCCGTGCGCCGCTGCGAGGACGAGGGCCTCATCAACGGCACCTGGCTGGCGGGCGACCCTCCGCGGTACGTGGTCCAGCGGGTGAGCCCCATCTTCGCCCCGGAGGTCCATGACGACATCGAGGCGGTGACGGCTCACCTGGCCGCCCGCGGCCTCGCGACGCCGCGGCTGCTGCGCGCGGGCGACGGCGCCCTGTGCGCGCGCGACGCGGAGGGCGCGGTGTGGCGGGTGATGGACTTCGTCCCTGGCCGCACGCACCACCGGGTCGGCTCTCCTGGGCTGGCGCGCGCCGCGGGGGAGCTCGCGGCCCGGTTCCATCGGGCGGTGGACGATCTCGAGCACGTGTACCGCCACGTCCGCGCGGGCGCGCACGACACGGCGCTCCACATGGAGCGGCTGGACGGCGCGGCCACGGGCGGGGAGGGGCGGCGCCTGGCGGACGCCATTCTCGACGCGTTTCGCACGTGGCGGGGGCGGCTCGACCTGCCGGTCCGGCACTGCCACGGCGACCTCAAGATCTCGAACCTGCGCTTCTCCGAGGCGGGGGAGGGGATCTGCCTGCTCGACCTGGACACGCTGGCGCTCCAGTCGATCGACGTGGAGCTCGGCGACGCGTGGCGGTCGTGGTGCAATCCGGTCGGGGAGGACTCGACCGAGACGCGCTTCGATCTCGAGGTCTTCGCCGCCGCGGTCGCTGGCTACCGCGAGGCGAGGCCGTTCGGTGCGGAGGAGCAGGAGGCGCTCGTGGACGCGGCGGAGCGGATCGCGCTGGAGCTCGCGGCGCGCTTCTGCCGGGATGCGTTCGAGGACCGGTACTTCGGCTGGGACCCGTCGCGTTTTCCGACGCGGGTCGCGCACAACCTGTACCGGGCGGCCGGGCAGCTCTCGCTGGCGCGCTCGGCGCGCCGGCAGCGCGGGGAGATTGCGCGGCTGCTCGCGGGGGGCTGAACGGACCTGTTCGCGGCCACTAACGTGGTCGTGGTCGTGAACGTGAACGTGAACGTGGTCGTGGTCGTGGTCGTGGTCGTGGTCGTGGTCGTCGACGACACGACCGTGGACGTGAACGTTCTGCCGAATCTTTGGTCGACTTCCGGTCGACGTTCACGTTCACGACTGAGCCGTTGACGACCACGACCACGACCACGACCACGTTCACGACCACGACCACGTTAACGACCACGACCACGTTAACGACCACGACCACGTTAAGGACCACCACCCGCTGAGCACGCCGCGGGAATGTCGTGTCACACCCATGACGGCGGAAGTGCGAGGACTTCCGGCCCCTCGCTCCAGGCCAGCTGCACTGCTGAAGCGCTGCTCCGGAGCCAGCAGCGTCGCGCCGCGGCGCTGGCGAGCGCGCGGCTTTCGCCGGTGGTACGTCCTGTGCTTGCGCCATCCGCTGCCGCGCATCCGCGCTGCCGAAGCGCTCGGCTGCTGGCCCTGTGCTCGCAGAGGAGCAGCGTCGGCGGCCCGGGCTTGCTGCCCGCGACGCTGGCCTGAGGCCAGGAGAGGTGCCACCGCCATGTCAGAACGCAAACTCTTCTACCCGGAACGCTTCAAGACCGCTTCGCGGTACTACACGACTGGCCGCCCTTCCTATCCGAAGCTCCTCAGCCGCCGGGTGGCCCAGCTGGTCGGGCTCGATCGGGGCGCCAGCGTGCTCGATCTCGGGACCGGCCCAGGCTTCCTCGCGATCGACTTCGCGCCGCTCGCCGGGCCGGTGACCGCGGTCGATCCGTCGCCCGAGATGCTCTCTGCGGCCAAGGAGAACGCCGCCCGAGCGGACGTGTCGATACGGTTCGTTCACGGCAGCTCGTATGAGCTCGGGCCGCACCTCGGCCGATTCAAGCTCGTCACCATCGGTCGCGCCTTCCACTGGATGGATCGCGCCGAGACCATCAAGTCGCTGGACGCGCTGCTCGAGCGAGGCGGCGCGGTGGCGCTGTTCGGAGAGAGCTACCCCGAGGTCCCGGCGAACGCGTGGCACAAGGAGTTCCAGGCGCTCATCGACCAGTACTCGACCGATGATCCAGCGCGCCCGCAGATCCGCGAGTCCGCGAAGAACGAAGCCGTGCTGCTCGACTCGGCCTTCAGCCATCTCGAGCGCGTCTCCGTCCTCGAGCAGCGGGAGACGCCCGTGGAGCGCTTCGTCGACCGCGCCCTGTCGTTCGCGGCCACATGGCACGGCCGGCCGGGGTCGCGCGAGGAGGACCTGGCCGTCGACGTCCGCAAAGCCATCGCGAAGTACGCCGGCGCGGACGGCACCGTTCGCGAGGTCCTGGAGGGGCACGCGCTGATCGCCCGCCGCCCGCGCGACGTGCTGGCCGACTGACCCGGCGGAGCCGCTTGCTCGTGGTCCTGGCGGCGGCCCTCGGCGGGTCGCCGCGAACAATGCACGACGTGCGCCTCGTGCACGCCCCCTGCGCCCCTTTGCGCTCGTCAGAGATCCGCCACCGCGTAGGTCATCACCGGCTGCACTCGGCCCTTGACCGTGATCTCGCTGATGGGACGTGTGTTGAAGACGTCCTTCACGAGGAGGTGAGTGTCCTCGCTGAGGAGCACGCTCACGCCGAGCTCCTTGGTCGCGCTCTCCAGGCGTGAGGCGAGGTTCACGGCGTCGCCGATGACCGTGTACTCCATCCGCGCTTCACTGCCGATGTTGCCCGCGACGACCTCGCCGGTGTGGATCCCGACACCGGTCTTCAGCGCCGGGATTCCCCGCCTGGTGAGTCGCTCGTTGAAGCGCTCGAGCGCGGCGCGCATGCGGACGGCCGCGCGCACGGCGCGCACGGCGTCGTTCGGCCTGGGGACGGGCGCGCCGAACACCGCCATGATCGCGTCGCCGATGTACTTGTCGACGACCCCGCCCTCGTCGAGGATGATGGCCACCATCTCGGTGAAATACTCGTTGAGGAGCCCCACGAGCTCATGGGCGTTCATCCGCTCGCTGATCGTCGTGAAGCTCCGGATATCGCAGAAGAGGATCGAGACGGTGAGCGTCTCGCCGCCGAGCTGCACCTTGCCGGAGAGCAGGTGCTCGAGCACGGATTCGGTCATGTACTTGCCGAAGGTGCTGCGGAGCTTGTCGCGCTCCTTGAGGCCGTCGACCATCGAGTTGAAGCCGGTCGCGAGATCCTCCAGCTCGTCGCCGGTCTTCACCGCCTCCACGTGGACGTACCGCTGTTGTTCGAGCTGCTTGAGGGCGACGTTCACGCGGGAGAGCGCGCGCGACATCGTGCTTGCGAGGCGCGCGCCGAGGAGCAGCGAGAAGAGCGCCGCGACCGTGAGCACGCCGGCGGCGAACATCAGGTTCTGGCGCACGATGTTCCTGACGTCGCTCACGTCGAGCGCCATGACGATCGAGAAATCGCCGGCCTTGCCCCGGAGCGATCGCGGCGCGAAGCGCGAGAGTGCCCACAGCGAGCTCGCCTCCTCGACGATCGTGGGGTGGGTCTCGTCGCCGATGGCGGCGCCCTGGAGCAGCTCGGTCGGGAAGCGCGCCGTGCCCGTGACCCTCTTGCCCGACGGGTCGACGAGCGCGATCTCCACGCCGAGCTTCGTCGCCACTTCGTCGAAGTAGGTGTGATCGATGGGAATGCACGCGAGCAGCGATCCGGCGTCGCTCCTCGCATGCTGGGCGATCATGTACGCAGGCGGCGAGCCTTGCTGTCCATCGCACCCATGGACGAGCACGTCCCGCAGGTCGTCCATCTCGGCGAGGCCCGAGAGGCCCTCGGTGAGCCCGGGGACCTCCTCCGTGCTCGGCGGCGGCGCGTCGAGCCCCCTCGCCGCGACCAGCTCGCCGAGCTCATCGAAGGCGACGATGGCGACGTTGGGATGAGCGGCGATGACGGCCTCGAGCGCCGTCCCCACGGCCGCCTCGTTCCGCAGCCGGAGCCCCTCGACCAGCTCGCGCGTTCGTGACGCCTGGCGTGAGGTCGCCGAGATGGCGCGCTGCTGCTGCCTGAGCTCCAGCCGGAAGTTGCGGATCGCCTGCGGCACGCGCTCGCTGATCTGCGCGAGGAGCTGCCGGTGCATCACCCAGGAGAGCACGGGGAGGGCCGCGAGGGTCGCGAGCGACGAGAGCGCGACGAGGACGGTGAGCTTGGCGCGCACGGTGCTGAGGCGGAACATGAAGGCCTTCATCAAAGCAAAGTCGGCTGCCGGTGGACAGCGATTCGGCCGGGTAACAGCGCTTCGGCCGGGTAGGCCGTCAAGGGCACCTGGGGAGACCGCCGCACGATCGGTGTCGTCGACGACGAGGCCGACAACCGCGCCGTGTTGTGCGCTCGGCTCGTACCCGCCGCCGCGGTGGCGAGCTATCTCACGCGCCCCGGGGTCAGCGGGTGGATTCCCGATCAGCAGGGCGGAGGCGACCTTGGCGGTGGAGCTCGTGCGCCATGAACGGGCAATGACGGCGGATCCAGGCGAGCGGGAGGGGCTCCTCCGGGTCGTCGGGATCCGTCCTCAGCCCGAGGTACAGGTCGTGGTAACGGGCCCTGCTCGCGCAGAACGTCGGGGAGTTCAGCCCCAGCCGATCCCGCGTAGCGATCACCGCGGCGCGGACGTCATCGTCGAGGCTATCCGCAGGCTCGACCTTGAACGTGCCCAGGTCGATGACGAACCAGCCGTCCTGGATCTCGAAGGGATCGAGGACGTCCTCGTGATCGCCCTTGTTCGTGTTGATCTGATGCGAGGCGAGCCGGAAGTTGCTCCATTCATAGGCGAGCGCCTTGTGATTCGATTTCGGCTTGAAGTGGTCGACCGTCGCCAGGCCGGTCGCCGGGTCGATGTACATTCCGAGATAGGCGCAAATGTCCCGGTAGGCCGCACGCAGCTCCGGCAATGCCTGCACCCAGAACGGGGGGAGGGCCTCGGAGGGGATATCGTCGATCCCCTCGGCGAGCTTCTCCCGCCTGGGTCCGCGTCGTCTGGGCGCTTCGGTCGAGCCGATCAGCTCCTTTAGCGCCGCCTTCCCCTTCTGTCGGACCTTGGCGTCGAATTCGGCAGGCTCGGCGGCTCGTTGGACGCGAATCACGCGGACTCCCCGCCAGAGTGCTGCTGGATGTAATACCGCCAGCGCACCAGGAAGGGATCCATCTCGGGGAGCGCGCGAAGGAGCGCCTCGTTGACGCGCCGGACCTCGGCCGCATCAGGGCTCGAGTCTCCGAGCAGCTGCCGCGCATGGCGCAGCACGGCCTCTGCCTCTGCGGACGTCGCGGCGCCGAGATCGAACACGTCGGACATCAGCCAGCGGTTGACGTCCCCCCGTTTGTGCCACGCGTCCTGCGCGATCTGCACGGCGCCGTCCACGAGATCGAGCTTCCAGAGCGCGTCAGCTTCGGGATCGAACAGCGGTTCCACGGACGCGAGCACCAGCGGGGAGTGCGTGGCGGCGATCACCTGGACGCGCGGCGCATGCGCGTCCCACGCGCCGATCGTCCTGAGGAGCCCCGGGAGCACCGCGCGTTGCCACCTGGGGTGGAGGTGGGTCTCGGGCTCGTCGATGAGCAGGATGACCTGTTCCGAGAGCGGGAGGGCCTGTCGCCGCGCCGCCTCCTCGTGCTCCGAGAACGCCCAGGTTAGAAGGTACGCCAGCTTGAGCATGCGCTGCATTCCGGCCGCGGCGAAGATCACCGGTACCTCGTCGCCGTAAGGCATCTTGATCGTGGGGACGTCGCGCACGTCCTCCAGAAAGGGCCGCGTGGGTTTGCCGGCCTCCATGGGCCGCTCCGGATCCTCGGACAGGGCCTCGAGCATCCGGGAGAGCATCGCGAAGCGAGGGTCATGGGACTGCTGCCAGCGGGTCCAGTCGTCGAGCAATCCCCTGCAGACCACCTGGTTGTCGCCGGTGCGGAGCTCATCGAAGACCTGACCCGGCGTAAAGTGGTAGGCGGGCAGCATCTCCCGCTCGCTGCCGTCCACGCCGCGGTAGAGGCGGTAGTTCTTCGCCGGATCCCAGACCGAGAACGCCCCGTCCGCGCGCGCGTAGAGGACGAGGCCGGGGTTCGATGGCCGCCCTCGCCTTCGCTTCCAATCCTGGGCCTTCGCGATCCAGGGGGACACGTCCTCGGTGAGCCCCTTGGTCCCGTCGAAGGCGAACCCGATGGACGCGTCGGGCCGCCTGGGGACAGCGGGGTACTGCGGCCAGGTCCGCGTGAGCGCCCACCAGGCGACATCGAGGAGGAACGACTTGCCGAGGCCGTTGTCGCCGGTGAGGAGGTTCAGCCGTCCCGCGAGCGGCCCGAACGTGAGCTTGTCGGCCGGACCGATGCCGTTGAGCTCCAGCTGTCTAAGCATCGTGTTCTCTGGTGAGCAGCGGGCGCGAGCTTCCGCGCGCGCGGAGCGCGCCTGCTTCAGTCGTTGCCATCGTCGTCCAGTTTGCCCGCGTCTCGTACCACCGCCACCCGCGCGTGCGCTCGTCCTCCGTGCGGACGCGGTTGAGCTCGACCAGCCGCGCCAGGACCTCGTCGCGCACCTGGTTGTCGGCAGCGCCCCGGGCGACGTCATCGACGAGGTAGAGGCGCGAGCGCATGCGTAAGAAATTGCCCTGCTGCGGGATGAACGACACGGGCGCATCCTAGGATGCGAGGGCACCCAGGAGAAAGGACATGGGCGGGTGCCTGCTGGGCGAGGCCCCTGGGCATGTCGGACATGGGCGGGTGCCTGCTGGGCGAGGCCCCTGGGCATGTCGGACATGGGCGGGTGCCTGCTAGGCGAGGCCCCCAGGCATGTCGGACATGGGCGGGTGCCTGCTCCGTCACGGCTCCCGGGATGTCGCGACATGGGCGGGTGCCTCGCCGAGCAGGCCCCAAGGATATCGGACATGCCCGGCGGCCTCGCCGCTCACGCCCCCCGCATGTCGCCGCGAGCGGTCCGGCTACAGCTCGGGATCGGCGCTCACCACCGGCGTGGCCGGCGCCGACGCGCTGGGCACCGTCGGCGGGCTGGGCGTGGGCGGGGCCTGCTCGGGCGCCGCGCGCCCGCGCCCGACCCGCTCGCGATCGGCGTTGAGCTTGTCGACGTAGGCGAACAGCCGCGCCTCGTGGTCGGCCGGCAGCTTGCTGCCCTCTTCCTGGATCTCGTCCCGGAGCGCCTCCCGGAACCGCCCGAGCAGCCCGACGGCGGCGCCGCGGAGCGGGCCGGTGGCCGCGGCGTTCTCGCCCGTCGCGAGGAGCGTGGCGCGCCTGCGCAGCAGGCCGTCGATGTCGTCTCCGGCCGCGACGAACGCCTTCACCCAGTCGTGCAGGGTCCCTCCGCCGGGGGTCGCGGTGGCCTTCAGCTCCGCCTTGAGCCGGGTCAGCTCGGGCCGGTTGTCGAGCGCCGCCGACGCCTCGTCCGCGTAGGGGGCGCGGAGCACGTCGAGCTTCGGGACGAACGCCTGCTGCGCGGTCGCCGCCGCTTCCTTGAGCGCCGCCGGCAAGGCGGGGTGCGCCTCGACGGCCTTGCACAGGAAGAAGACGGCCGCCCCGAGGCCGTCGTGCCGGGCGTCCGCCTCGGCGAGCTCCCTGGCCAGCGGCGACTGCGTGCCGGCGGCGTCGGGGATCGCGTCGATCTCCTTCTGCTTCGCCCTGAGCCGCGGCTCATACAGCTTGCCTGTCGCAGACAGGCGCAGCTCATCGGCCTTGTCGGTCAAGAGATCGCGCAGCGCGAGCTTCAGGTCCCCGATCGTGAGATTGCGCAAGGTCACCTCCGTGAACGGCGTGATCGGCCACCCCCGCGCCGCACGGGCGGTCGAGAGGGCGAACCAAGGATTGTTGCTTGAGCATGACAGGATAACGAACTTCTCCGCATCCGGTAGTCTGAATTCGATGGCTCGGAGACGGAGCGCCTGAGGATGCGCTGAAATCGTGCTGAGAACCGGCCGGAGCTGGCGCTTTTCGCGGCGAGGACGCCCCGTCTGTTATCGGTTGTAATTGCTATTTACGATGTCGTTTACTCCCTTCGCGGCCGCGGAGGCAAGCGATGACGTCCGGGTGGATGAGACGGGTGTGGCGGCGGTGCGCGGGTTGCGTTCTCTTGCTCATGGTGGTGAGCGCGCCCCTCGGCGCGTGGGCTCGAGCGCTGACGTTGCGCCGGATAGGCGATCCCCTGCGCGCGCGGCTCACCGGCGCTCGCGGCGGCGCCGAGCTCGCGGCGGCGCTCGCCGGGGACGCCGCCGTGCTCGCGAGCGCGGGCGGCCCCGCCGGCGGCCCTGGCGGCCTCGCCGTGGTCCCGATGGTGGCCTTGCCAGCGGACGTTCGCGCCGCCGGCGCCGGCCCAGGGGCGGACCCGTGGGTCCTGTTCGACGGCCGAGGCGATACGGGCCTTCGCAGCGAAACCGGGGAGAAGGTGCGGATCCGGGTCTCGTTTCCGCAGCCCACCGCGCTCGAGGCGCTCTCGCTGTACGGGCGCAGCGAGGGCGCGCTCACGGTCCGTGCGGAGGACGGCGCCGAGCTTCAGGCCGTCTCCGGCCTCGTCGACGTGCCGCTCCACGGCACGGGCGAGCGCTGGACGCGTTTTCCCATGGCGGTCACGGCCC
The nucleotide sequence above comes from Sorangium aterium. Encoded proteins:
- a CDS encoding ATP-binding protein produces the protein MLRQLELNGIGPADKLTFGPLAGRLNLLTGDNGLGKSFLLDVAWWALTRTWPQYPAVPRRPDASIGFAFDGTKGLTEDVSPWIAKAQDWKRRRGRPSNPGLVLYARADGAFSVWDPAKNYRLYRGVDGSEREMLPAYHFTPGQVFDELRTGDNQVVCRGLLDDWTRWQQSHDPRFAMLSRMLEALSEDPERPMEAGKPTRPFLEDVRDVPTIKMPYGDEVPVIFAAAGMQRMLKLAYLLTWAFSEHEEAARRQALPLSEQVILLIDEPETHLHPRWQRAVLPGLLRTIGAWDAHAPRVQVIAATHSPLVLASVEPLFDPEADALWKLDLVDGAVQIAQDAWHKRGDVNRWLMSDVFDLGAATSAEAEAVLRHARQLLGDSSPDAAEVRRVNEALLRALPEMDPFLVRWRYYIQQHSGGESA